Proteins encoded by one window of Salvia splendens isolate huo1 chromosome 7, SspV2, whole genome shotgun sequence:
- the LOC121741400 gene encoding succinate dehydrogenase subunit 6, mitochondrial-like, with product MSEIEESGRTLWHSVKKSFHLDDYSKILNPDRPLPNRNSAAVQQFIASDPVHGPVLKAADEAANFAYVGAAVGAITTGGNAWRWSKSPHGTVLSFAFGAVVGFTLGAEAANHWYQLYRLDTVGAQVKFNEWLQKRA from the exons ATGAGCGAAATCGAGGAATCAGGGAGAACTTTATGGCATTCCGTGAAGAAGAGTTTTCATCTCGACGATTATTCCAAAATTCTCAATCCCGATAGACCTTTGCCCAATCGGAATAGCGCCGCCGTCCAGCAGTTCATCGCATCCGATCCCGTCCACGGACCTGTG CTGAAGGCTGCAGATGAAGCAGCAAACTTTGCTTATGTAGGTGCTGCAGTTGGAGCAATTACAACTGGCGGAAATGCTTGGAGGTGGTCAAAGAGTCCTCATG GTACCGTACTGTCTTTTGCTTTTGGAGCCGTAGTCGGGTTCACCTTGGGAGCTGAGGCTGCCAACCACTGGTACCAGTTATATCGGCTGGATACAGTGGGAGCACAGGTTAAATTCAATGAGTGGTTGCAGAAGAGAGCTTGA
- the LOC121741399 gene encoding E3 ubiquitin-protein ligase RHF2A-like: MEEENVSEKGLTSAAAFVEGGIQDACDDSCSICLEAFCDSDPSTVTTCKHEFHLQCILEWCQRSSQCPMCWQPIGLKDPSSQELLEGVEHERNIRMNPPRNATIFHHPTLGDFELQHLPVSARESELEERIIQHLAAAAAMGRARHFARREGQRNRSSAHGRPQFVVFSTHPNDASAASPAAQREGGFPPSVMIAGPNSPFITAEDSDQFVPRILSSQADAHMATGSASIASPAAASRPSSTRSPPGSQDRAGPSDLHSFSETLKSRFSILSTRYKESITKTTRGWKEKLFTRNSQTPEQQPTPEARRESSQGIATVSNMMGHLEVSEDSRTTLSRNIDDGSSQVPTSQAATEAQAPCAAAGSASN; the protein is encoded by the exons ATGGAAGAGGAAAATGTGTCCGAGAAAGGTCTGACCTCGGCCGCAGCTTTTGTGGAAGGAGGAATTCAAGATGCGTGTGATGATTCGTGTAGTATATGCCTCGAAGCTTTCTGTGACAGTGATCCTTCCACT gTGACTACTTGCAAGCATGAGTTCCATCTTCAGTGCATTCTTGAATG GTGCCAGAGGAGCTCACAGTGTCCGATGTGCTGGCAGCCGATCGGTTTGAAGGATCCGAGCAG CCAGGAGTTGCTCGAAGGTGTGGAGCACGAGAGAAATATCCGAATGAATCCTCCTAGAAACGCCACTATTTTCCACCATCCAACTCTAGGGGACTTCGAGCTACAACAT TTGCCGGTGAGTGCAAGAGAAtctgaactcgaggaacgaatTATACAGCACTTGGCTGCTGCCGCAGCTATGGGGAGGGCTCGTCACTTTGCTAGGAGGGAAGGTCAGCGGAACAGGTCTTCCGCACATGGCCGTCCTCAATTCGTGGTTTTCTCAACTCACCCGAACGATGCTTCCGCGGCCTCACCTGCTGCTCAAAGAGAAGGCGGCTTTCCTCCTTCGGTCATGATTGCTGGCCCCAACTCTCCTTTTATTACCGCTGAAGATTCCGACCAGTTTGTTCCTCGGATTTTGTCTTCTCAAGCTGATGCGCATATGGCCACTGGATCCGCCTCAATCGCTTCTCCTGCTGCTGCAAGCCGGCCATCAAGCACTAG GTCTCCACCGGGTAGTCAAGATCGAGCCGGACCATCAGATCTCCATTCCTTCTCCGAAACTCTCAAATCCCGCTTTAGCATATTGTCAACAAG ATACAAGGAGTCGATAACGAAGACCACGAGGGGTTGGAAAGAGAAACTGTTCACTCGCAACAGTCAAACGCCCGAACAGCAGCCTACACCTGAAGCTCGTCGCGAGTCTAGCCAAGGTATTGCCACTGTATCTAACATGATGGGTCATCTTGAAGTATCCGAAGACAGTAGAACTACATTGTCGAGAAATATTGACGACGGCTCGAGTCAAGTCCCTACCAGCCAGGCAGCCACTGAGGCGCAGGCTCCGTGTGCTGCTGCTGGTTCTGCATCGAACTAA
- the LOC121741646 gene encoding uncharacterized protein LOC121741646 codes for MSRVAAAESAKRQPLLTGTASPSQCGGAKIGSSVRRGSRMGETAGECAAVCCCCPCAMVHLLILAVFRLPRGLWRKMLLRKKKRRKSLEAAADERRRSDSIGGDEAEEEEEDGGNENDVVDWDNEVWDRFYGAGFWRSASQRNDE; via the coding sequence ATGTCGAGAGTCGCGGCGGCGGAATCGGCGAAGAGGCAGCCGCTGCTGACGGGGACAGCGTCTCCGAGCCAGTGCGGCGGCGCCAAAATCGGAAGTAGCGTAAGGAGGGGGAGTAGGATGGGGGAGACAGCGGGGGAGTGCGCGGCGGTGTGCTGCTGCTGCCCCTGCGCAATGGTGCACCTCCTGATCCTCGCCGTGTTCCGCCTCCCGAGGGGGCTGTGGCGGAAGATGCTGCTGAGGAAGAAGAAGCGGCGGAAGTCGTTGGAGGCGGCGGCGGACGAGCGGCGGAGATCGGATTCGATCGGCGGCGACGAGgcggaggaagaggaggaggatgggGGGAATGAAAACGACGTCGTTGACTGGGATAATGAGGTGTGGGACCGGTTCTACGGCGCTGGGTTTTGGAGGAGCGCGTCGCAAAGAAACGACGAATGA